In Paenibacillus larvae subsp. larvae, the following proteins share a genomic window:
- the asnS gene encoding asparagine--tRNA ligase — MSTTCMIRDVKHHVGQSVRIGCWLHNKRSSGKIQFLQLRDGSGFIQGVVVKSEVNEQVWDAASKLTQESSLYVTGTVREDDRSQSGFELTVDHVEIIQITHEYPVTPKEHGVDFLMDHRHLWLRAPRQRAIMVIRSQIIRAVQEYFDERGFHLVDTPILTPSSCEGTTNLFHTKYFDEDAYLTQSGQLYIEAAAMALGRVYSFGPTFRAEKSKTRRHLIEFWMIEPEMAFVEHEESLRIQEEFVAHIIKSVLTHCQKELKVLGRDTSKLEACVTPFPRIAYDEAVEFLHENGFEDFKWGEDFGAPHETAIAEAYNKPVFITHYPTEIKAFYMKPDPNRPEVVLCADLIAPEGYGEIIGGSQRIDDPELMEQRFKEHGLSEEAYQWYMDLRRYGTVPHCGFGLGLERTVAWICGLDHVRETIPFPRLLYRLYP; from the coding sequence ATGAGCACTACTTGCATGATTCGGGATGTCAAGCACCACGTCGGACAATCCGTACGTATCGGATGCTGGCTCCACAATAAACGTTCCAGCGGAAAAATCCAATTTCTGCAGCTTCGTGACGGCTCAGGCTTTATTCAGGGCGTTGTAGTAAAAAGTGAAGTGAATGAACAAGTCTGGGATGCGGCTTCCAAGCTGACTCAGGAAAGTTCCTTATATGTTACAGGAACAGTCAGAGAAGATGACCGCAGCCAAAGCGGATTTGAACTGACGGTTGATCATGTAGAGATCATTCAGATTACCCACGAGTATCCGGTTACACCGAAAGAACACGGGGTTGATTTCCTGATGGATCATCGCCATCTGTGGCTGCGTGCTCCCCGGCAACGAGCCATTATGGTGATACGTTCCCAAATTATCCGTGCGGTTCAGGAATACTTTGATGAGAGAGGCTTTCACCTTGTTGATACGCCAATTTTGACTCCATCTTCCTGTGAAGGAACAACAAATCTGTTTCACACGAAGTACTTTGATGAAGATGCTTATTTAACCCAGAGTGGACAATTGTATATAGAAGCTGCGGCTATGGCACTTGGCCGGGTGTATTCGTTCGGTCCTACCTTCCGTGCGGAGAAATCCAAGACCCGCCGCCACCTGATTGAATTCTGGATGATCGAACCGGAGATGGCTTTTGTGGAACACGAAGAGAGTCTGAGGATCCAGGAAGAATTCGTAGCCCATATTATTAAATCCGTATTGACCCATTGCCAAAAAGAATTGAAAGTGCTGGGCCGGGATACATCCAAGCTGGAAGCATGTGTGACACCATTCCCGCGCATTGCCTATGATGAGGCGGTTGAGTTTCTGCATGAGAACGGCTTTGAGGATTTTAAATGGGGAGAAGATTTCGGGGCTCCGCATGAGACTGCCATTGCCGAGGCTTATAATAAGCCTGTATTCATTACTCATTACCCGACAGAGATCAAAGCTTTCTATATGAAGCCTGATCCTAACCGCCCGGAAGTAGTGCTTTGTGCGGATTTAATCGCACCTGAAGGTTACGGGGAAATCATTGGCGGAAGTCAGAGGATCGATGATCCCGAGCTGATGGAGCAAAGATTTAAAGAGCACGGACTTTCCGAGGAAGCTTACCAATGGTATATGGATCTCCGCAGATACGGAACAGTGCCTCATTGCGGTTTTGGACTTGGCCTTGAACGTACAGTTGCCTGGATCTGTGGTCTCGACCATGTACGTGAGACGATTCCTTTCCCTCGTCTCTTGTATCGTTTGTATCCGTAA
- a CDS encoding DnaD domain-containing protein produces MTFHVSQHKLQRSALRQGIKEGSLSIPYILLRGYSRLHLSELDMMLLLHLIAFVDKEKIQFPTIQELQERMSAPPELVISSLQKLLKEKIILIEDHKDEETGIHYERYNLDPLYDKIADLVLDEQLKRMEEHPAEPEGSGNLFSIFEQEFARPLTPMELETISGWLDQDQYAEELILAALKEAVFAGKIHFRYIDRILLEWGRNRIQTAQQAKEFTQRFRGSR; encoded by the coding sequence ATGACATTTCATGTTTCGCAGCATAAGCTGCAAAGATCAGCCCTCAGACAGGGGATCAAGGAAGGATCGTTATCCATTCCTTATATACTTTTGCGGGGATACTCCCGACTGCATCTTTCCGAGCTGGATATGATGCTGCTGCTCCATCTGATTGCCTTTGTGGATAAAGAAAAAATTCAGTTTCCGACGATTCAGGAGCTTCAAGAAAGAATGTCGGCTCCCCCGGAGCTGGTTATTTCTTCGCTGCAAAAATTGCTAAAAGAAAAAATTATTCTAATTGAAGATCACAAGGATGAAGAAACGGGCATCCACTATGAGAGGTACAATCTGGACCCGCTTTATGACAAGATAGCAGACTTGGTTTTGGATGAGCAGCTCAAAAGAATGGAAGAGCATCCGGCTGAACCGGAGGGCAGTGGGAATCTTTTCTCCATTTTTGAACAGGAGTTTGCCAGACCCCTCACTCCCATGGAACTGGAGACTATATCCGGGTGGTTGGATCAGGATCAGTATGCTGAAGAACTTATTCTGGCTGCTTTAAAAGAAGCCGTATTTGCCGGAAAGATACATTTCCGTTATATTGACCGCATTCTGCTGGAATGGGGACGCAACCGGATTCAAACCGCCCAGCAGGCAAAGGAATTTACCCAGCGTTTCCGCGGTTCCAGATAG
- a CDS encoding GTP pyrophosphokinase: MGIQIQDKKIAWAEFLLPYKFAVDELFTKFTNIKSEFHLIKRTTPIEHVKRRVKTPMSIVNKLERKRLPVNIESAREHIQDIAGIRIICPFITDIYLVYEHLLNLHGIRVIQTKDYIKNPKANGYQSLHIIVQVPISRPHGVEWIYAEIQLRTMAMDFWASLEHIIYYKFDKKIPDKLLDDLHEAALVADQLDKKMLQIRNEVQSIKDEDVPYPFLESSLTI; encoded by the coding sequence ATGGGTATACAAATTCAAGACAAGAAAATCGCCTGGGCGGAATTTTTACTTCCTTATAAATTTGCCGTAGATGAGCTTTTCACCAAATTTACGAACATTAAAAGTGAATTTCATTTAATAAAACGGACAACCCCCATTGAACATGTAAAACGCCGGGTTAAAACCCCTATGAGCATTGTCAATAAGCTTGAGCGCAAAAGGCTTCCTGTGAATATTGAAAGTGCCAGAGAGCATATTCAGGATATAGCCGGCATTCGGATTATCTGTCCTTTTATCACCGATATCTACCTGGTCTATGAACATCTATTGAATTTACACGGCATCCGTGTAATTCAAACCAAGGACTACATCAAAAACCCGAAAGCAAACGGATATCAGAGTCTGCATATTATCGTTCAAGTGCCAATCAGCCGCCCCCACGGTGTAGAATGGATCTATGCGGAAATCCAGCTCCGCACCATGGCCATGGATTTCTGGGCCAGTCTGGAACATATCATCTATTACAAATTTGACAAAAAGATTCCGGACAAATTGCTCGACGATCTTCATGAAGCTGCGTTAGTGGCGGACCAGTTGGACAAAAAAATGCTGCAAATTCGTAACGAAGTACAAAGTATCAAGGATGAAGATGTTCCTTATCCCTTCCTTGAATCATCATTAACAATTTAA